From the genome of Diceros bicornis minor isolate mBicDic1 unplaced genomic scaffold, mDicBic1.mat.cur scaffold_67_ctg1, whole genome shotgun sequence, one region includes:
- the LOC131403331 gene encoding collagen alpha-1(I) chain-like, giving the protein MEVPGPLVSSRPGDTSVKWQLCYDMTAKMWWMEAYEGERVAGGRVHAVPGGSSAPAGVTSTSLAPSQRRPAPPPRAPPSRGRGELGLRREVAGGGGDTGVERERGARHPPPVLPGNHQPLIWAPGDTLNWLSLICHSALFTGPGAGAPDRPPLGAGSMAQPPDPLCPGHPSPLHEDPGGASAPQNQRQLVEGAGRHGWRSVAERRVGEATETAPGGGDVGVPASPLCPFAQPGSTAGNRRANDSRPLEGTPRQRTPTGMVLGLLVAVARLPSAPRLGTLLAGCLLQAAGGHGGLDRRRAYCALSLSPGQPAVTRQSTEPRAGPGCEELAGGGAQGRPGCNIGGWHACVPGQCHCLGPRARRARARLRAGARTRGRRARLEPPCRHANQEPAGYGLANENAPLRQTQSLGGGKGAAPTLRRPAEGGLRESAGGGGALRHRVPARSGGVCPRRPSGCERGSPRVWVTPQAVCVCATLQAPRVWVCAHGVRCVSVSESRRPGPRVSPSRLRVCVCVCVCVCVSARAPRRRWIRSLRSQPDPGPTTRGRRSPGLPSRGPGRGWRRSRSRRSPGRGAERPEARAARGTGGRAGRGEGPAGRGGGRGAPPPSRARSLPRAPSLAASSRRLRPPLAGDRARSLRRRPRLLAAAPWYVAAPTFVFARGVFGVVRGLRAKVARSGGAGGGGRLREGLEAGTPPARPSPRDPRPPIAPPPRLGAELARGGGPQVGGPSRAPRSWRGGRGSRERVPPPRGRAPAPSLAGPEEGGREGAARGARPPSAQPAEEPGPGRGRAAGRAGRGARRPPRGAPGRASAARQLAENGRCGEGRRARSGRRRAP; this is encoded by the exons CTGGCACCGTCCCAGCGGCGCCCGGCCCCTCCGCCCCGAGCTCCCCCGAGCAGGGGTCGAGGAGAGCTGGGCCTCAGGAGGGAAgtggccgggggtgggggggacactGGGGTAGAGCGGGAGCGGGGTGCCCGCCACCCACCCCCAGTGCTGCCCGGGAACCACCAGCCCCTGATCTGGGCTCCGGGGGACACGTTGAACTG GCTTTCTCTCATCTGTCACTCGGCCCTGTTCacggggccgggggcgggcgcCCCAGACAGGCCTCCTCTGGGAGCCGGGTCCATGGCCCAGCCTCCCGACCCCCTGTGCCCCGGCCACCCCTCCCCTCTCCATGAAGATCCAGGTGGGGCCTCTGCCCCTCAAAACCAGCGCCAGCTGGTGGAAGGGGCCGGGCGGCACGGCTGGCGGAGTGTGGCCGAGAGACGGGTCGGCGAGGCCACCGAG ACGGCGCCGGGGGGCGGCGATGTCGGGGTGCCCGCCTCCCCGCTCTGCCCCTTTGCACAACCCGGCAGCACAGCCGGAAATCGCCGTGCCAACGACTCTCGCCCTCT AGAAGGCACCCCCCGCCAGCGCACACCCACCGGGATGGTCCTTGGGCTGCTGGTGGCTGTCGCCAGGCTCCCTTCTGCCCCTCGGCTGGGGACATTGCTTGCCGGCTGCCTCCTGCAGGCAGCTGGAG GACACGGGGGGCTGGACCGCAGGAGAGCCTACTGTGCGCTCTCGTTGAGCCCGGGGCAGCCTGCGGTcaccaggcagagcacagagcccCGGGCAGGACCAGGCTGCGAG GAACTGGCAGGGGGCGGagcccagggcaggcctggtTGCAACATCGGAGGGTGGCATGCCTGCGTGCCCGGGCAGTGCCACTGCCTCGGCCCGCGGGCCCGCCGGGCAAGAGCGCGGCTGCGAGCGGGCGCCAGGACCCGGGGGCGCAGGGCCCGGTTAGAGCCACCCTGCCGCCATGCCAATCAGGAGCCGGCTGGGTACGGCCTGGCCAATGAGAATGCCCCA CTGCGCCAGACGCAGAGCCTGGGAGGGGGGAAGGGGGCGGCGCCTACTCTGCGGCGGCCGGCGGAGGGGGGACTGCGGGAGagcgctgggggcgggggggcgctGCGGCACCGCGTCCCAGCCCGCAGTG GAGGCGTGTGTCCGAGACGCCCCAGCGGCTGTGAGCGCGGGTCCCCGCGCGTCTGGGTGACCCCGCAGGCCGTGTGTGTCTGTGCCACGCTGCAGGCACCGAGGGTGTGGGTCTGCGCGCACGGTGTGCGTTGTGTGTCCGTGTCGGAGTCCAGGAGGCCCGGGCCGCGAGTGTCCCCGAGCCGcctgcgcgtgtgtgtgtgtgtgtgtgtgtgtgtgtgtgtgagcgcgcGCGCGCCGCGGCGAAGGTGGATCCGCTCGCTCCGCAGCCAGCCCGACCCGGGCCCCACGACCCGCGGCCGCCGCTCGCCCGGCCTCCCCTCGCGCGGGCCGGGCCGGGGATGGAGGCGCAGCCGGAGCCGCCGCAGCCCGGGCCGGGGCGCGGAGCGGCCTGAGGCGCGGGCGGCGCGCGGGACCGGGGGGAGGGCGGGCCGAGGGGAGGGTCCTGCGGGCCGGGGGGGCGGGCGCGGCGCGCCCCCTCCCTCGCGCGCTCGCTCCCTCCCCCGCGCGCCCTCCCTCGCCGCCTCCTCCCGCCGCCTCCGGCCCCCCCTCGCCGGGGACCGAGCGCGCTCGCTCCGGCGCCGGCCTCGCCTCCTCGCAGCAGCGCCATGGTACGTCGCCGCCCCCACTTTCGTTTTCGCCCGGGGAGTTTTTGGGGTGGTGCGTGGGCTCCGGGCGAAAGTTGCAAggtctgggggggcagggggcgggggccGCCTGAGGGAGGGGCTCGAGGCGGGGACCCCCCCCGCCCGCCCGTCGCCGCGGGACCCCCGCCCGCCGATCGCCCCCCCCCCGCGGCTGGGGGCGGAGCTGGCGCGCGGCGGGGGACCCCAAGTGGGGGGCCCCTCGCGGGCGCCGCGGAGTtggcggggagggcggggctcCCGGGAGAGGgtccccccaccccgaggccgggcccccgccccctccctggCCGGgccggaggagggagggagggagggcgcggcccgGGGCGCAAGACCCCCGAGCGCGCAGCCCGCGGAGGAGCCGGGGCCGGGGAGGGGGCGCGCGGCGGGCCGTGCGGGGCGGGGGGCGCGGCGGCCCCCGCGGGGTGCCCCGGGCCGGGCGAGCGCGGCGCGCCAGCTAGCGGAAAATGGCCGCTGCGGAGAGGGGCGGAGAGCGCGCagcggccgccgccgggcgccttGA